In Salmo salar chromosome ssa03, Ssal_v3.1, whole genome shotgun sequence, a single genomic region encodes these proteins:
- the LOC106601370 gene encoding phosphoinositide 3-kinase regulatory subunit 5 isoform X1 — protein sequence MEHTSCTEDRIHHALDRCLYGLGHSSPNTQPWNAGLCINRWSLEELVKRDPQNFIILLQQILRKTREVLEQSQDELVVPLALLFSSTLLQTPHFSPDSGVLQDACEVFHCFLSWPEPCCSASRHLLSLIQQELRAPGISFQRLVREEQGLTTTTNHSKTMTVLLMSPGEDVPPELLYVSEQLSGVCHSQRDTSITLIKHAFQAALGTKYPLQILHHALQSKGAEDLEQLVTAVTEALETAASTRDPDTARESLLQSLKGLVESIGMSPPDCHTGPGNVHTLTLPLAKCHMYSWDKDNFDILNDLLQSELDQLPVLNLPRDKGEEDDEDEETEEETIKNRYTDHRISTVSTCSKDSMFSSYSLSSSLSVPSTLSESSGVDSDFSEDLETDDGQPENRRRPKSKVHLSQRFSMLFKSQRSSSLCRRAQSMGSRGDVTRDGPSGALFKRSKSLPRQVRLPRLPRSSGVPAPTSDGPFPQSHHVCVRKRPILSCEEGDGVEMSTLVRVVVFGGDREAGRLARAYTDLQQRESRCPRLTRAYRLQFYFVPVKRGNLGGPGGLSIVPEGHLGSLKKCPTSTKSNAVILEDSTTDIAHLIGMTDPWYKQSVLSLLSLSSDVLCQTTSKVDCDSDNSSSERLLLLADLVLYYCRNAAQPVLLQLYQAELTLAGGEKRREVFIHSLELGHTAGTRAVKAMGAASKRFGIDGDREALPLALDVIYNKVCVSGRSQRTETDMVCTSINLRKACKGPEQLDSKMDSLHLTMTEVLKIQSSKSKKNYNQHISRSEVKVDKVQVSGGSGTTFPVCLDQDEKKIIQSVIRCEVSLFCKPGSGSDWRSHRSRPGQVQPLHPSFCSLLCLPITSFCGSQPS from the exons ATGGAGCACACCTCATGCACAGAGGACCGTATCCACCACGCCCTGGACAGGTGCCTTTATGGCCTGGGCCACAGCTCTCCCAACACACAGCCCTGGAACG cTGGCCTGTGCATAAACCGCTGGAGTTTAGAGGAACTAGTGAAGAGAGATCCACAAAACTTCATCATCCTACTGCAGCAAATTCTGAGGAAAACTAGGGAG GTTCTAGAACAGTCCCAGGATGAGCTGGTGGTCCCACTGGCTCTCCTGTTCTCTTCCACTCTTCTGCAG ACCCCTCACTTCTCCCCTGACTCTGGGGTGCTGCAGGATGCCTGTGAGGTGTTCCACTGTTTCCTGTCCTGGCCGGAGCCCTGCTGCAGCGCCAGCCGACATCTGCTCTCCCTCATCCAGCAGGAGCTCAGGGCGCCAG GTATCTCCTTTCAAAGACTAGTGAGAGAAGAACAGGGCTtgaccaccaccaccaatcactCCAAAACTAT GACGGTATTGTTAATGAGCCCAGGCGAGGATGTCCCTCCCGAGCTCCTGTATGTCTCTGAGCAGCTGAGTGGTGTCTGTCACTCCCAGAGGGACACCTCCATCACCCTGATCAAACATGCCTTCCAGGCTGCCCTGGGGACCAAGTACCCCCTCCAGATACTGCATCATGCACTGCAG TCAAAAGGGGCAGAGGATCTGGAGCAGCTTGTGACAGCAGTAACAGAGGCCCTGGAGACAGCAGCCTCTACACGGGACCCAGACACAGCCAGAGAGAGTCTACTGCAGAGCCTGAAGGGGCTGGTGGAGAGCATTGGCATGTCCCCTCCAGACTGCCATACAGGCCCTG GAAATGTCCATACACTGACGCTGCCCTTAGCCAAATGTCACATGTACTCCTGGGATAAGGACAACTTCG ACATTTTAAATGACCTTCTTCAGAGTGAGCTGGACCAGCTCCCAGTCCTTAACCTTCCCAGAGacaagggagaggaggatgatgaagatgaggaaacagaggaggaaacaaTAAAGAACCGATACACAGACCATCGGATCTCCACTGTGTCCACCTGCTCCAAAGACTCTATGTTCTCCAGCTACTCCTTGTCCTCCAGCTTGTCTGTGCCCTCCACCCTGTCTGAGTCTTCTGGGGTGGACAGTGACTTCAGCGAGGACTTGGAGACAGATGACGGCCAaccagagaacaggaggagaccTAAGTCAAAAGTCCACCTCAGCCAGCGTTTCTCCATGCTCTTCAAGTCCCAACGCAGCTCCTCCCTCTGCCGACGCGCACAGAGCATGGGCTCCCGTGGTGATGTCACTAGAGACGGCCCATCTGGGGCGCTGTTCAAGCGCTCCAAGTCCTTGCCTAGACAGGTCCGCCTGCCCCGCCTGCCCCGCAGTTCAGGGGTGCCTGCCCCCACCTCAGATGGACCGTTTCCCCAGAGTCACCACGTGTGTGTCCGGAAGAGGCCCATCTTGAGTTGTGAGGAGGGGGATGGGGTGGAGATGTCCACCCTGGTCAGGGTGGTAGTGTTTGGGGGGGACCGGGAGGCAGGGAGGCTGGCCAGGGCCTACACTGACCTACAGCAGAGGGAGAGCAGgtgtcctcgcctcaccagggCCTACAGGCTGCAGTTCTACTTTGTCCCTGTGAAGAGGGGGAACCTGGGAGGTCCAGGAGGATTGTCCATAGTGCCTGAGGGGCACCTAGGGAGTCTAAAGAAATGCCCAACATCTACG AAGTCAAATGCAGTTATACTTGAGGACAGCACCACTGACATCGCCCATTTGATAGGCATGACTGACCCCTGGTACAAACAGAGCGTGCTCAGTCTCCTCAGCCTGTCCTCTGATGTCCTGTGCCAG ACAACTTCTAAAGTGGATTGTGACTCAGATAACAGCTCCTCTGAGCGCCTTCTCCTCCTGGCAGACCTGGTGCTGTATTACTGTCGAAATGCAGCACAGCCTGTTCTGCTACAACTCTACCAGGCTGAG CTGACCCTGgctgggggagagaagagaagagaggtgtTTATCCATTCCTTGGAGCTTGGACACACAGCAGGGACACGAGCCGTCAAGGCCATGG GTGCAGCTAGCAAAAGGTTTGGGATTGATGGAGATCGTGAGGCCCTGCCATTAGCACTAGATGTTATTTATAACAAG GTTTGTGTAAGTGGGAGGAGTCAAAGGACAGAAACAGACATGGTTTGCACCTCAATAAACTTGAGGAAAGCCTGCAAGGGACCTGAGCAGCTAG ATTCTAAAATGGACAGTCTTCACTTGACAATGACAGAGGTCTTGAAGATACAGAGCTCCAAATCCAAGAAAAACTACAATCAG CATATCTCCAGGTCAGAGGTGAAGGTGGACAAGGTCCAGGTGAGTGGTGGCAGTGGGACCACCTTCCCTGTGTGTCTGGACCAGGATGAGAAGAAGATCATCCAAAGTGTCATCAG GTGTGAGGTGTCGTTGTTCTGTAAACCAGGCAGCGGTTCTGACTGGAGGTCTCACAGGAGCCGGCCTGGTCAGGTCCAGCCACTGCACCCCTCTTTCTGCTCCCTGCTCTGCCTGCCCATCACCTCCTTCTGTGGCTCTCAACCTTCATAA
- the LOC106601370 gene encoding phosphoinositide 3-kinase regulatory subunit 5 isoform X2, whose amino-acid sequence MEHTSCTEDRIHHALDRCLYGLGHSSPNTQPWNAGLCINRWSLEELVKRDPQNFIILLQQILRKTREVLEQSQDELVVPLALLFSSTLLQTPHFSPDSGVLQDACEVFHCFLSWPEPCCSASRHLLSLIQQELRAPGISFQRLVREEQGLTTTTNHSKTMTVLLMSPGEDVPPELLYVSEQLSGVCHSQRDTSITLIKHAFQAALGTKYPLQILHHALQSKGAEDLEQLVTAVTEALETAASTRDPDTARESLLQSLKGLVESIGMSPPDCHTGPGNVHTLTLPLAKCHMYSWDKDNFDILNDLLQSELDQLPVLNLPRDKGEEDDEDEETEEETIKNRYTDHRISTVSTCSKDSMFSSYSLSSSLSVPSTLSESSGVDSDFSEDLETDDGQPENRRRPKSKVHLSQRFSMLFKSQRSSSLCRRAQSMGSRGDVTRDGPSGALFKRSKSLPRQVRLPRLPRSSGVPAPTSDGPFPQSHHVCVRKRPILSCEEGDGVEMSTLVRVVVFGGDREAGRLARAYTDLQQRESRCPRLTRAYRLQFYFVPVKRGNLGGPGGLSIVPEGHLGSLKKCPTSTSNAVILEDSTTDIAHLIGMTDPWYKQSVLSLLSLSSDVLCQTTSKVDCDSDNSSSERLLLLADLVLYYCRNAAQPVLLQLYQAELTLAGGEKRREVFIHSLELGHTAGTRAVKAMGAASKRFGIDGDREALPLALDVIYNKVCVSGRSQRTETDMVCTSINLRKACKGPEQLDSKMDSLHLTMTEVLKIQSSKSKKNYNQHISRSEVKVDKVQVSGGSGTTFPVCLDQDEKKIIQSVIRCEVSLFCKPGSGSDWRSHRSRPGQVQPLHPSFCSLLCLPITSFCGSQPS is encoded by the exons ATGGAGCACACCTCATGCACAGAGGACCGTATCCACCACGCCCTGGACAGGTGCCTTTATGGCCTGGGCCACAGCTCTCCCAACACACAGCCCTGGAACG cTGGCCTGTGCATAAACCGCTGGAGTTTAGAGGAACTAGTGAAGAGAGATCCACAAAACTTCATCATCCTACTGCAGCAAATTCTGAGGAAAACTAGGGAG GTTCTAGAACAGTCCCAGGATGAGCTGGTGGTCCCACTGGCTCTCCTGTTCTCTTCCACTCTTCTGCAG ACCCCTCACTTCTCCCCTGACTCTGGGGTGCTGCAGGATGCCTGTGAGGTGTTCCACTGTTTCCTGTCCTGGCCGGAGCCCTGCTGCAGCGCCAGCCGACATCTGCTCTCCCTCATCCAGCAGGAGCTCAGGGCGCCAG GTATCTCCTTTCAAAGACTAGTGAGAGAAGAACAGGGCTtgaccaccaccaccaatcactCCAAAACTAT GACGGTATTGTTAATGAGCCCAGGCGAGGATGTCCCTCCCGAGCTCCTGTATGTCTCTGAGCAGCTGAGTGGTGTCTGTCACTCCCAGAGGGACACCTCCATCACCCTGATCAAACATGCCTTCCAGGCTGCCCTGGGGACCAAGTACCCCCTCCAGATACTGCATCATGCACTGCAG TCAAAAGGGGCAGAGGATCTGGAGCAGCTTGTGACAGCAGTAACAGAGGCCCTGGAGACAGCAGCCTCTACACGGGACCCAGACACAGCCAGAGAGAGTCTACTGCAGAGCCTGAAGGGGCTGGTGGAGAGCATTGGCATGTCCCCTCCAGACTGCCATACAGGCCCTG GAAATGTCCATACACTGACGCTGCCCTTAGCCAAATGTCACATGTACTCCTGGGATAAGGACAACTTCG ACATTTTAAATGACCTTCTTCAGAGTGAGCTGGACCAGCTCCCAGTCCTTAACCTTCCCAGAGacaagggagaggaggatgatgaagatgaggaaacagaggaggaaacaaTAAAGAACCGATACACAGACCATCGGATCTCCACTGTGTCCACCTGCTCCAAAGACTCTATGTTCTCCAGCTACTCCTTGTCCTCCAGCTTGTCTGTGCCCTCCACCCTGTCTGAGTCTTCTGGGGTGGACAGTGACTTCAGCGAGGACTTGGAGACAGATGACGGCCAaccagagaacaggaggagaccTAAGTCAAAAGTCCACCTCAGCCAGCGTTTCTCCATGCTCTTCAAGTCCCAACGCAGCTCCTCCCTCTGCCGACGCGCACAGAGCATGGGCTCCCGTGGTGATGTCACTAGAGACGGCCCATCTGGGGCGCTGTTCAAGCGCTCCAAGTCCTTGCCTAGACAGGTCCGCCTGCCCCGCCTGCCCCGCAGTTCAGGGGTGCCTGCCCCCACCTCAGATGGACCGTTTCCCCAGAGTCACCACGTGTGTGTCCGGAAGAGGCCCATCTTGAGTTGTGAGGAGGGGGATGGGGTGGAGATGTCCACCCTGGTCAGGGTGGTAGTGTTTGGGGGGGACCGGGAGGCAGGGAGGCTGGCCAGGGCCTACACTGACCTACAGCAGAGGGAGAGCAGgtgtcctcgcctcaccagggCCTACAGGCTGCAGTTCTACTTTGTCCCTGTGAAGAGGGGGAACCTGGGAGGTCCAGGAGGATTGTCCATAGTGCCTGAGGGGCACCTAGGGAGTCTAAAGAAATGCCCAACATCTACG TCAAATGCAGTTATACTTGAGGACAGCACCACTGACATCGCCCATTTGATAGGCATGACTGACCCCTGGTACAAACAGAGCGTGCTCAGTCTCCTCAGCCTGTCCTCTGATGTCCTGTGCCAG ACAACTTCTAAAGTGGATTGTGACTCAGATAACAGCTCCTCTGAGCGCCTTCTCCTCCTGGCAGACCTGGTGCTGTATTACTGTCGAAATGCAGCACAGCCTGTTCTGCTACAACTCTACCAGGCTGAG CTGACCCTGgctgggggagagaagagaagagaggtgtTTATCCATTCCTTGGAGCTTGGACACACAGCAGGGACACGAGCCGTCAAGGCCATGG GTGCAGCTAGCAAAAGGTTTGGGATTGATGGAGATCGTGAGGCCCTGCCATTAGCACTAGATGTTATTTATAACAAG GTTTGTGTAAGTGGGAGGAGTCAAAGGACAGAAACAGACATGGTTTGCACCTCAATAAACTTGAGGAAAGCCTGCAAGGGACCTGAGCAGCTAG ATTCTAAAATGGACAGTCTTCACTTGACAATGACAGAGGTCTTGAAGATACAGAGCTCCAAATCCAAGAAAAACTACAATCAG CATATCTCCAGGTCAGAGGTGAAGGTGGACAAGGTCCAGGTGAGTGGTGGCAGTGGGACCACCTTCCCTGTGTGTCTGGACCAGGATGAGAAGAAGATCATCCAAAGTGTCATCAG GTGTGAGGTGTCGTTGTTCTGTAAACCAGGCAGCGGTTCTGACTGGAGGTCTCACAGGAGCCGGCCTGGTCAGGTCCAGCCACTGCACCCCTCTTTCTGCTCCCTGCTCTGCCTGCCCATCACCTCCTTCTGTGGCTCTCAACCTTCATAA
- the LOC106601370 gene encoding phosphoinositide 3-kinase regulatory subunit 5 isoform X3 produces MEHTSCTEDRIHHALDRCLYGLGHSSPNTQPWNAGLCINRWSLEELVKRDPQNFIILLQQILRKTRETPHFSPDSGVLQDACEVFHCFLSWPEPCCSASRHLLSLIQQELRAPGISFQRLVREEQGLTTTTNHSKTMTVLLMSPGEDVPPELLYVSEQLSGVCHSQRDTSITLIKHAFQAALGTKYPLQILHHALQSKGAEDLEQLVTAVTEALETAASTRDPDTARESLLQSLKGLVESIGMSPPDCHTGPGNVHTLTLPLAKCHMYSWDKDNFDILNDLLQSELDQLPVLNLPRDKGEEDDEDEETEEETIKNRYTDHRISTVSTCSKDSMFSSYSLSSSLSVPSTLSESSGVDSDFSEDLETDDGQPENRRRPKSKVHLSQRFSMLFKSQRSSSLCRRAQSMGSRGDVTRDGPSGALFKRSKSLPRQVRLPRLPRSSGVPAPTSDGPFPQSHHVCVRKRPILSCEEGDGVEMSTLVRVVVFGGDREAGRLARAYTDLQQRESRCPRLTRAYRLQFYFVPVKRGNLGGPGGLSIVPEGHLGSLKKCPTSTKSNAVILEDSTTDIAHLIGMTDPWYKQSVLSLLSLSSDVLCQTTSKVDCDSDNSSSERLLLLADLVLYYCRNAAQPVLLQLYQAELTLAGGEKRREVFIHSLELGHTAGTRAVKAMGAASKRFGIDGDREALPLALDVIYNKVCVSGRSQRTETDMVCTSINLRKACKGPEQLDSKMDSLHLTMTEVLKIQSSKSKKNYNQHISRSEVKVDKVQVSGGSGTTFPVCLDQDEKKIIQSVIRCEVSLFCKPGSGSDWRSHRSRPGQVQPLHPSFCSLLCLPITSFCGSQPS; encoded by the exons ATGGAGCACACCTCATGCACAGAGGACCGTATCCACCACGCCCTGGACAGGTGCCTTTATGGCCTGGGCCACAGCTCTCCCAACACACAGCCCTGGAACG cTGGCCTGTGCATAAACCGCTGGAGTTTAGAGGAACTAGTGAAGAGAGATCCACAAAACTTCATCATCCTACTGCAGCAAATTCTGAGGAAAACTAGGGAG ACCCCTCACTTCTCCCCTGACTCTGGGGTGCTGCAGGATGCCTGTGAGGTGTTCCACTGTTTCCTGTCCTGGCCGGAGCCCTGCTGCAGCGCCAGCCGACATCTGCTCTCCCTCATCCAGCAGGAGCTCAGGGCGCCAG GTATCTCCTTTCAAAGACTAGTGAGAGAAGAACAGGGCTtgaccaccaccaccaatcactCCAAAACTAT GACGGTATTGTTAATGAGCCCAGGCGAGGATGTCCCTCCCGAGCTCCTGTATGTCTCTGAGCAGCTGAGTGGTGTCTGTCACTCCCAGAGGGACACCTCCATCACCCTGATCAAACATGCCTTCCAGGCTGCCCTGGGGACCAAGTACCCCCTCCAGATACTGCATCATGCACTGCAG TCAAAAGGGGCAGAGGATCTGGAGCAGCTTGTGACAGCAGTAACAGAGGCCCTGGAGACAGCAGCCTCTACACGGGACCCAGACACAGCCAGAGAGAGTCTACTGCAGAGCCTGAAGGGGCTGGTGGAGAGCATTGGCATGTCCCCTCCAGACTGCCATACAGGCCCTG GAAATGTCCATACACTGACGCTGCCCTTAGCCAAATGTCACATGTACTCCTGGGATAAGGACAACTTCG ACATTTTAAATGACCTTCTTCAGAGTGAGCTGGACCAGCTCCCAGTCCTTAACCTTCCCAGAGacaagggagaggaggatgatgaagatgaggaaacagaggaggaaacaaTAAAGAACCGATACACAGACCATCGGATCTCCACTGTGTCCACCTGCTCCAAAGACTCTATGTTCTCCAGCTACTCCTTGTCCTCCAGCTTGTCTGTGCCCTCCACCCTGTCTGAGTCTTCTGGGGTGGACAGTGACTTCAGCGAGGACTTGGAGACAGATGACGGCCAaccagagaacaggaggagaccTAAGTCAAAAGTCCACCTCAGCCAGCGTTTCTCCATGCTCTTCAAGTCCCAACGCAGCTCCTCCCTCTGCCGACGCGCACAGAGCATGGGCTCCCGTGGTGATGTCACTAGAGACGGCCCATCTGGGGCGCTGTTCAAGCGCTCCAAGTCCTTGCCTAGACAGGTCCGCCTGCCCCGCCTGCCCCGCAGTTCAGGGGTGCCTGCCCCCACCTCAGATGGACCGTTTCCCCAGAGTCACCACGTGTGTGTCCGGAAGAGGCCCATCTTGAGTTGTGAGGAGGGGGATGGGGTGGAGATGTCCACCCTGGTCAGGGTGGTAGTGTTTGGGGGGGACCGGGAGGCAGGGAGGCTGGCCAGGGCCTACACTGACCTACAGCAGAGGGAGAGCAGgtgtcctcgcctcaccagggCCTACAGGCTGCAGTTCTACTTTGTCCCTGTGAAGAGGGGGAACCTGGGAGGTCCAGGAGGATTGTCCATAGTGCCTGAGGGGCACCTAGGGAGTCTAAAGAAATGCCCAACATCTACG AAGTCAAATGCAGTTATACTTGAGGACAGCACCACTGACATCGCCCATTTGATAGGCATGACTGACCCCTGGTACAAACAGAGCGTGCTCAGTCTCCTCAGCCTGTCCTCTGATGTCCTGTGCCAG ACAACTTCTAAAGTGGATTGTGACTCAGATAACAGCTCCTCTGAGCGCCTTCTCCTCCTGGCAGACCTGGTGCTGTATTACTGTCGAAATGCAGCACAGCCTGTTCTGCTACAACTCTACCAGGCTGAG CTGACCCTGgctgggggagagaagagaagagaggtgtTTATCCATTCCTTGGAGCTTGGACACACAGCAGGGACACGAGCCGTCAAGGCCATGG GTGCAGCTAGCAAAAGGTTTGGGATTGATGGAGATCGTGAGGCCCTGCCATTAGCACTAGATGTTATTTATAACAAG GTTTGTGTAAGTGGGAGGAGTCAAAGGACAGAAACAGACATGGTTTGCACCTCAATAAACTTGAGGAAAGCCTGCAAGGGACCTGAGCAGCTAG ATTCTAAAATGGACAGTCTTCACTTGACAATGACAGAGGTCTTGAAGATACAGAGCTCCAAATCCAAGAAAAACTACAATCAG CATATCTCCAGGTCAGAGGTGAAGGTGGACAAGGTCCAGGTGAGTGGTGGCAGTGGGACCACCTTCCCTGTGTGTCTGGACCAGGATGAGAAGAAGATCATCCAAAGTGTCATCAG GTGTGAGGTGTCGTTGTTCTGTAAACCAGGCAGCGGTTCTGACTGGAGGTCTCACAGGAGCCGGCCTGGTCAGGTCCAGCCACTGCACCCCTCTTTCTGCTCCCTGCTCTGCCTGCCCATCACCTCCTTCTGTGGCTCTCAACCTTCATAA